tatttaaaacgttGTGTGTCGCCACCAGCTGCGCGCCCGGTGCATACACGTTCTTCAAACGTGTTACAAAGAAATAGCGTTAGCAATGTTTACATCTGTCGTCTCTGATTTGGCTTGATTGGCGTCGAATGGATTTACATCGTGCGGGGTTATTCTCATTACATTACCAACCCACCAGAGCCTAGAGCCTGGCGGGGATAATCATTGGTACGACAGTGGGTTCATCGTATAGTTCGTAGAGCTCATCATTATAacggctcctccattgtctTTCACACATAACCATTTTCATAATCCTTATGAGAATGAGATCCTTTCAACCGTGGTCAAGAAAGTTTGTAAGGACAAGGGTCAATTCTAAGAGGCGTTtaagtactggaactatatatAGGCTAGGTCCAGCCTGTATATAATATATGTAATTATAAGGGAAATATGTCTATTAACAATGAATGTTGATGTATTTGTACTTTGTATTCATTtactttatatttttatttagcaCATTGTCTGAGCAATTCTTTTCGAAAGATGTTAACCTACCAGATTGCGAGGAAGTTGAGACAAACGCTCCCACGGAAATTGATCTCAGTATGGAAGCAGCGTTAAATATTACTACATCATCCGAATTAGCATCCTGTATAACACCACAAaatcaaaaggaaaacattatgCCCGTCCGTATGAAAGCACAACATAACGGCGACACTTCACTCACTCCCCAAATATCGGCAACAAAGAGACGACACCTAGCCTGCCATATATCTGCACATAATTTAATTGACTTAACAACACCTCCTACCAAGCCGCGGGCTACTACCGTAGGACGTAAACCATTTTCCAGTCAAAGCAAAGCAGTACAATCTCCTCGGGTTACGGATATGGTAAATATAGTAACGCCAAGCCCGAAAAGTGTCAGCAGAACACCAAACTCTTCGAAGGCCGCAGCATCAACGCCCAAGACAACACTACTGAAATCGGCCATTAAAAATTCACCCATTAAAAAAGCAGTACAATCTCCTCGGGTTACGGATATGGTAAACATAGTAACGCCAAGCCCGAAAAGTGTCAGCAGAACACCAAACTCTTTGAAGGCCGCAGCATCAACGCCTAAGACAACACTGCTGAAATCGGC
The Anopheles moucheti chromosome 2, idAnoMoucSN_F20_07, whole genome shotgun sequence genome window above contains:
- the LOC128309777 gene encoding myosin-G heavy chain-like; protein product: MEAALNITTSSELASCITPQNQKENIMPVRMKAQHNGDTSLTPQISATKRRHLACHISAHNLIDLTTPPTKPRATTVGRKPFSSQSKAVQSPRVTDMVNIVTPSPKSVSRTPNSSKAAASTPKTTLLKSAIKNSPIKKAVQSPRVTDMVNIVTPSPKSVSRTPNSLKAAASTPKTTLLKSAIKNSRARDLPDAKNTSIPLISIKKASNVKLNTSRANTPKLTPASTKSSGKLRKHLISTLSEKKGDMQ